From one Humulus lupulus chromosome 8, drHumLupu1.1, whole genome shotgun sequence genomic stretch:
- the LOC133795793 gene encoding uncharacterized protein LOC133795793, with amino-acid sequence MYRSASWNRVSDEYNSVQSPPSMRTTSSFEDGDQQLPLYDMQLADMAKKERARLKLAENAVHLIPLVLILCAFILWFFSTTPADGRYKGESIAARIEGLSIEGEIDNDSDGTQTGIIPTVDLRYTKSQRLTSLKASKKMD; translated from the exons ATGTATAGATCTGCAAGTTGGAACCGGGTTTCGGATGAGTATAACTCGGTTCAGTCGCCTCCGTCGATGAGAACGACGTCGTCTTTTGAGGACGGCGATCAGCAGCTTCCGCTGTATGATATGCAACTCGCTGACATGGCCAAGAAAGAGAGGGCTCGTCTCAAGTTGGCTGAAAATGCCGTCCATCTTATTCCTCTTGTTCTCATTCTTTGTGCTTTTATTCTTTGGTTCTTCTCCACCACACCCGCAG ATGGAAGGTATAAGGGGGAATCGATAGCAGCAAGAATAGAAGGATTGAGTATAGAAGGGGAGATCGATAATGATAGCGATGGCACTCAAACAGGCATTATACCAACCGTGGATTTAAGATACACAAAATCCCAAAGACTAACTTCTCTCAAAGCATCAAAAAAGATGGATTAA